GAAAATCCTGAGCTTGCTCTGCGACGGACTTTCCATCAATTATTTGATATCGAAAGAAGCAACTTGCCGCATATTTCTTCACTCCGGTTTCTTCCGTATCATATTTACTCTGTAAagctttccaaattttctttGCAGAAGTGTAAGTAGTACTGTAGTAATCATAAAATTGATCAGCAAGACAATTTAAAAGATAGCATCGACAGTTATATTCATATTTGGTATACTTTTCAATCTTTTCTTCGTAAGCTTTCACTTGTACTTCAGTCATGTTTTCGGTGGTGATCTTTCTAGGATTCGTTGCAGTGAGAATATAAGAGACATTCAGAAGGCTTAGATAGAAGAGCACTTTGCACTTCCATCTCTTGAAATTGGCTCCTTTGAAGCGGAAGGGCTTGTTAAGATCTCCAATACTTTCCGTGGATTTTTCAATTATAGGCTCCATGTTTGAATCTCCTTAAAATTGTTGgtgaatttatataataatgtaataaaaattacaataaagttaaaatagaaatgaagcCAGTTTGGATTGAGGCACGGAAATTTCGCTttctttaaggagattcaagcTCTCTACGGTGTACAAAGTCTCAAATTCACCGATGCAGCAGAATTCTTCTTAACTTGACTCCTCCAGGATACAACAGTCCAACTGATCGTCGTATAGCCCAAACCAACTCTGCACAAGTGGTTGAGCTCAAAGCTCCACTCAAAGAACACCCCTcttttatctgaaaaatattctaaaacaAAATATCTACATACTTCCCCTACATGAAAGAAGGACACACCACACTAGGACGAACACATATCCCCGACGAACACCCAcgttcatcaaaatttaaacaaaaacttaatttattgcatttgatAACGTGTAGTGTAGTAAAGAGCCATAAAAGAAAAGGTTAACTAACAGTTGTTCATTTTAGAAAGGTTCAGCTGGGCTATtgaatgaaaagataaaaaacaataatgtttTTCAATGGAAGGAcaattgaaagaaagaaataaagactgAATTAAGGAAATTAAGTAACGGTAATAACCTCTTAAACAAAAACGTTactcataaatattatttactaaaaaaaaaaccaacaccttttaattcaaactattttattattatttacaaattaataattttattaatattcacaaatttctcatctcatctcatgtcTCTaaacatcttattttatctttattgtagaaaagaggcagagttttttgCAGACGGTGTTTCACTActcttttctaattattttataatattacattaaataggtgatattttagaatttacttttaatgaaatagtatatttttgtttgtattgactattgtaaaatatttataaatttattattattcgtttataaaaaaataaaaagaccgtttatcattatttaatcaTCACCACTGTATCATCCgattaatataatatcaaatgatTGAGAAGCTAATTATtgtcaattatttattttcatcatgTTAATGCCAAAAAAATGACACAACAGACCAAGGAGAAGGATCTATCCTTGGCCCCATTGAGGTTGTGTTGGTCTGGATTAGTGTTGTGTGGGTCCTCTGATTGATCTAATACGGTTATACGGTGTCAATATGTATATCCATAGTAGTGAAcagtaaataaatattgtatggGCCCTTGACTGATCTAGTACAGCTGTACGTGATTCAACAATTGGCATACATCCACGAGGTTTGAGAATGAGAAGGTTCACTATAATAAACTTGATTTACAGATAGTCTCTTATGGTCTTTCATCCTCCCTGTTCCCAACTCCATCGCTCAAACTTATGTATGGAGGTTCTAGAAGTCTTTTTTGAACAACCTGGCCAAAAGTCCTCTCGAAGTCGTaagtccatttttttttatctcctgCTTTCTCTTGCTTTATATCACATCACTCATCTCTTTACATTCATTCCCCTCTTTTCTTCCTGACATCTTGACATCATACCTTGCCCTTCCCTTACTTATCCCTCACTCTCTCTGTTTTTTGATCCTATAATGATGACTATTTGATAGGCTAGACTTTGAGAATCATTTTACCCCCGTGATATTTTACCCCCTAATACATCGTTTAAAAAGATAATTAGAAGGTAGTTAAGACTCGAAAGGATGATAAATATCATTTtcgttttattttatgatagtGATGTTGATTAATCCttatatcaattttaaaaatacaataataaatttGTTAGTTGATGAATAATTTGATGGTATGCTGACGCAGTATATATGGTATTTTCTTGGCCAAAAAACTTGTAGTAAAttattagatattatatataacctATCAATAAGAATCCAATTAAATTATTAGGCATCTCAGGGTTATATACTgtgaaatgatattaaaaaaaccaACCAGCTTGTTGTGACGAGCGGTTACAATTGTATGCACCCACGACAATTATTGATTTCTCTTATAATCCAAGTAAATAAGCAGCTACGTTGAATCGAGTTTtgttattcattattttcatattatacttatttttatttttttaaattaattgagttatttaattcatcataatccatatatcacatattttataagagaaaaaaataaaatattatatagtaattatatatatatataatgtgttaTATATAAGGAagataagtaaaaattttcattacaaaaaagCGTTCCGCTTTCGATATTTAACagggaaaaatatagttgcaagtataattgtgtactaatctgtgcaccaatgtgatgtgattggtcaaaaagtaaattttattgaaaacagtgttaatttaaattttaaatatgaataaatcagtattgatatacagattaatgcacgactatatttgtatatagcaaaactcatttaaCATACGCTTGCGAACAAGGACAAACCCAAAACCGCTCTAAATCCCAAATATGTACCCTCAAATTATCATAATTCGTCATCGGCAGAGAAGCCCTCGGATTGAGGATCAAATCCCTTTCCCGTTGCTAGTAATTTCATATATGTTTGTAAAGCCCAGTTGAAGTGTTCTCGCTCAAATGGGTCCCCAAGAATCCGAAACTACCGAACTCGGCGGTGGAGCACCCCAGTCGTCTGCGTCTTTTCTCGTGCTTTGcgtatttatatgatatttgaAATTGGACACTGATTTTATTAGAACGTTCGCGAGTGCGTAACTGTTTGTTTGACTGCTTAGAAGAAAATGGGAAAGGATTAACGAGAAGCAGCTGGTGTACGTTGTGGGTAGACTTGAGTCGACggtttatataatatgcttccTGAACCGACCGGGATCGATCTTGAAATtaaggccccgtttggttacaACCAAACAAGGCATAAATGGACCATTTAGGGTTCAGTTCTCTATTTTTTGGTTGATTCATTTTCCCGTAAGATGATTAAATATCTTGGACATTGATCTCTATTTGGCATCcgagaaaattttcaaaaattaaactgaaaattcATCTGATAAATTACCTCGCGGTGATCATCATGTATAGCCTTAATGGTCATGTGTAAACTTAATGAGGTGATCAGTTAGAATTAATGAGCTACACTGATCATCTTCTGATCCGATGTCGTCAAAATATTTTGCTCTAAAAGAAAGCATGCAGCAGCCATGCTACACCTGCAGGCCGTGCCGTATTTCCAACTTATAAGAGGAAACATAAGCATGGCCCACAATTTAATTGTTACTTcgatttgataaataaattaagcCATAGATTTATATGGGTTGCATATATATAGGAAACatggaattaattatatactacaTGATCTTCATGGTTCGGATTCTCATGCAGGATATTTGGAACGTGTGTGCACGTACGTCGTATCTGGGGCTGGATAATGTATTCTCATCCTGGAGGAGTTACTCTACTTCAGGCATTTATCGACGTAAATATAGAGTACTGTCGACAACGGAATTTGGCGATTCTTCGACAAACTCAGGAAGAGAAAGCTAGCACTTGTATATTGACACTGTTTACATATTAATTAgttaaactctctctctctctctctctgatctctgaTCTTCTCTCAGAGCAGACATTTCTTTCCAATAGATCAGGTGCCTCCCTACCaagataattttcttttaaagatgGATTTGAAGGCCTAACATACGTGGTTTGGTGCAGATAAGTACGTACCAAACCTTAAGAAGACAAATTAAACAtagtttaatttgttttgtacTAGCAAAAGAGGGTACACCTTCTCTTGAATAGGGTTGGAGTGCCCTGGTCTGGTGGGTGAATGAATTTGCAGTTAGGACAAGAAGGAGAGGACTTGCACAGCATGACTAACATGTGACATTGCGTGCAGACAGTTGCTACCATCTCGTGCTGATCATCCCCAATATCGAATGCCAACCACGATGGAGTACTACGCGCGGAGCCTCCCAAGCCTTTATTCTCTACTTGTGCGTTGGATTCCATTAACTGATGATGATCAGTAGTACTCGAACCAAGTGCGGGCCTCTTGATCAAATTGTCGTCGTTCGCTTGGCTCTTTCTGAGCGACTCGTAGGGTAGGGTCAACTGGAGCTCCAAGCTCATATTCTCGTCTGGACTGGCTGGCTCTGGCTCTGGGCTTCTCCTTGGATCCCTAGACGTCCTCTTATGGGTCCTCGTGTTGTAAAAGTGTATCTGACCTGACTGCATATATATGTGAAGAATGGCGAAATAAAAGTTAACCCGGATCGtacgtaaattattattgtaatttacGTGAATTAAGTACCTATATGTGAAGTAAGgaagttttaattaatatcGTAAGGATCGAGTATAAGTCTTCCAATATTGTAAATTGAAAGATCAATAACGTGgcgtgtatgtatatatatagggtaATACCTGGATATCTAGGCATCGTTGCCACTCTAGAGGTAATGGAGTCTCGAGGTGTAGCTCGATATCAAGTATGGAATTCGTGCTTACCCGTTTTGATCGTTTCTCGAAAAATTGTTCTTCTTGGGAACCTTCCAAAGTTAACTTTCTCTTCTTCGATAAGTTCTCAAACTCTTGGATCGACTTCCTTCCGTTAGGAGAAAGGGCTGGTTGCAAGGAAACCATAGCTAGCTTCATTAATccaaagctctctctctctctctctctctcacacacacacacacacaaacacaaagagtAGT
This genomic window from Carya illinoinensis cultivar Pawnee chromosome 7, C.illinoinensisPawnee_v1, whole genome shotgun sequence contains:
- the LOC122315113 gene encoding uncharacterized protein LOC122315113 isoform X1, whose translation is MKLAMVSLQPALSPNGRKSIQEFENLSKKRKLTLEGSQEEQFFEKRSKRVSTNSILDIELHLETPLPLEWQRCLDIQSGQIHFYNTRTHKRTSRDPRRSPEPEPASPDENMSLELQLTLPYESLRKSQANDDNLIKRPALGSSTTDHHQLMESNAQVENKGLGGSARSTPSWLAFDIGDDQHEMVATVCTQCHMLVMLCKSSPSCPNCKFIHPPDQGTPTLFKRRCTLFC
- the LOC122315113 gene encoding uncharacterized protein LOC122315113 isoform X2 → MKLAMVSLQPALSPNGRKSIQEFENLSKKRKLTLEGSQEEQFFEKRSKRSGQIHFYNTRTHKRTSRDPRRSPEPEPASPDENMSLELQLTLPYESLRKSQANDDNLIKRPALGSSTTDHHQLMESNAQVENKGLGGSARSTPSWLAFDIGDDQHEMVATVCTQCHMLVMLCKSSPSCPNCKFIHPPDQGTPTLFKRRCTLFC